The sequence TTCAGTGAAACTTGGCAGGTACTTTAACTAAGAATGCAATATTCGCATGAGCATGGGAGTAGTTGTTATAGAGAGTGAATAAGTTATATTTAAGTAActtatttaaatgtatatttataaTTATGTCATCCCCGTGTCTCATACAGATGAGAACTTGGACTCACTGAGGCATCATTATTGAAAGACAGTCAGGAAggtaacaaagaaagaaagagacttATTGACAAaaggtgaaatttaaaaaaaaattaaatctgtgGGTAATTGTGAAAATAAGACATATAAAATGTGACATGATTATTCGGATCAATGAACATCGAGCTCAAGCCGTCCCACCTGGAGACTGTCTTCCCTCAGACAGTGCAGCTCGGCCTGGTGTCTGTGGTATTGATCGTGCAGGTCTCTCTCCGCCTGCTGGGCCTCAGCGCGCAGGGCTTCTATCTGCAGCACCAGGACCTGCCTCTCTTTGGTCAGCACCAGCAGCTCTCTCTGGGGGCCCTCTGTCTAGCGCGAGAATGGATGAAACCATCAAAAATGCAGGGAAATAACAGAATTAAGTTGCAAATGCGATGCTTCCCActacccacaaaaaaaaaaaaaaaaaaatctagcctTGCATTAATTTCCACTGACTCAGCATCCTCAGCTAAGATAGATCACAAACTGAATAATGTTAAACAACAGTGTATCTCATTATCTTACCGGTAGCTGTTCTTGTGCCAATTCTCTCTCCATCTTTTCCACCTCCTCCTGAATTAATCTCCCATGATCCTCCTGTAGTTGCCTCCTCCGCTCTTGTGCTTTGTTGTATTCCAGCTGAGACTGATCATTAAATTGGCAAAATAAATGGCTTACTGTGGGTAGCCCTCCCCTGCGCACATAAATCTTATTTATATGTTCAGTAGAGTATTCATACAAACTCGTAAACACATTTCAGAACCAAATATGCAGGTGTGCATTATTTAGCTTAACACTGCAGGAGGTAGATGAATTAAATTACTTGTTGACTAATATCAGCTTTATCTGTAGCGGCGCCGTGTTTCACTGTCTCATCTCTGAGAGCGTCCCTCAGTTGCTGGATTCGTCCTACCCGTTCCTGGATTGTCCTCATGTCTCCTTTACCGTCTGCAGTTTGTCAAACAGAAGACACGGGTCACGGCTGCCCTTCTACAGAGGAGTTGACCTATTTAGGATCACACACTACATTACCTGTGATGTGTTCTTCCATCTCTTTCCTCAGCTGCTCCTGTAAATGTTTCACTGTGTCTGGTATCTCCATTTGCTCACTATTATTTTCCAACTGATAATCCtgccaaaacaatacaaaacatgtTTTACTATGTTGGTAAGACACACTTTTTGCTGTATAATTGTGATCATTTTAAGCCAAACCTTTGttttaattttcatcttgttggaCTCTTCTCGCCTCTTCTCCCATGACTGATTTTTCACAACCTGTTGGAGAGATCACACAGTGCAACTcacgaaaaagaaaaaataacacaaCATGTAATGAATCTTTTCACTGACTAAAGTACCTGTAGGTCTTGAATCAACTCTGCGAGCTTGTAGGTGTTGTGAATTTCATTCTCCCCCTCTGACATCATCTTGGTTCTCAGGGCCATGATTTTTTCTCGAATCTCTTGTTCAGTTGCTTGTGGACGCCAGCGAACAACTGTCAGCTTTGTTACTAAACTTCTCACTTTCTGGGCCAAAACTAAAGCAGATGGGGTCTCATTGTCTAGAAAACCTGGGGGAAACAAAGCAGAGTTCGGTTTACTccgacttaacccataaagacccagtgctactactgtggcagttcccaaatacatttttctctatattgaacctttcttaagtgatttattacttatttatcgtaatattatgctctgtattttgcatttttcagtgtaaatcttgtatttttccatatttaattcactggtcatgtagatgttcattaaagcttagagtacagtcaaaggatattatatcagaaacagagaaaactgaagaaatagggatttttttcagtaaaatatatcattaactgaacataaaacaagtgtttccatccactgttattgatccaactccatgggttttactggtgaatcagtgttgtagaagatgagggtgtttctaTATTCACTACagaactgatgaccatgaaaagatgaaaaactgcattttacaccaattatttcaatgtgttgatatatttagtggttcagaagttcttaaacattttagatcagtagatggtttggttgccagtggctgcttgggtctttatgggttatctGAAATTGAACTTGCAGAGAATCATGTACCTTGAGGATGGATACAGTAGATGAGGACGGTCCTGCTATTTCCTGTCAAAGTATCTTTTAACAGGAAAGGGAGGAGTTTGTCATCGGTTGTGGCTTCACAAGGGATTTGATCCAAAATCTTCACCAGTGGGCTGACTCTGGAAAACATACAGCTATTACCACTGAGCACATTATGCACTATTAACAACTGATGGATTCAGGAGAGATGGtaccaggctttttttttttttttttgacagcatTCATCAACAACCTCCAAAATCAGATTATCAATTATATTGTATGCAGATGTACAGTATATTTTCTTATGCATGTCCTGAATAGGTGTTGTGTGTGgttcaacatgttttttgagagaCACATGCATGTTCTGGTTGTTTAAATTAAACTGTGTAATTTAAGCATGTGAAGGTTTATTTTGACCAAACACAcagcaaaaaaacacacagcacaagtcatgtgttgtgttgtataaatgtgagatgggggtgggatttaataagttttcttcttcccactcctttttgagcagtacatattgaatttattttgttattactagtgtacatggcaattgttattttgtcttgatcatctttattaatgtatttgctctgatattagttccttgtacacaaaaaatgtttacatttttcctctgctcaaaataaataaatgaatgaatgaaaaaaaccctcttttgtttaaaatcattgcctcctggtgctttttaaggctaaaaactcaaaaaagactgttctaggtaacttgcaaatgcccatgttcctgtgactttaataaaagaagcctcaaattatcacaactttcaccacaattttttgaaaaagctgctgcaaaatcaggcattttaggccgcaaatatcaaaaacatcctgcaaaatcctggagggactgattaataacgtactgcatgtatttggatgaaagtgatgttgttctccattgcatttgtatatataagttatttattacaaaaaatgtttgttataactgtgtaacagcacaacaggaaagagaaaaactaaggatcaggctctcaggttgggtgaccctatgctctcattggctggtgttctgtgacgctccactctgattggctgacgttctgtgatgctgaactgtcattggctgatgttctgtgatgctgccctctgattggttggcgttctgtgacgctgcgctctgattggctggcgttctgtgatgctccgctctgattggctg is a genomic window of Sphaeramia orbicularis chromosome 10, fSphaOr1.1, whole genome shotgun sequence containing:
- the LOC115426774 gene encoding kinesin-like protein KIF3A, with amino-acid sequence MSSQLKEESFISVSLLQFYPDGSAVDILNPNRQSLKPVSHPVLGRLTGGISEVCVSSTEEAYAVYETHRQTLKASPGSISSRCSFLFSVSVEWKLHPEEEESEVCRSRLQLFILAGGASRTDLRGVSPLVKILDQIPCEATTDDKLLPFLLKDTLTGNSRTVLIYCIHPQGFLDNETPSALVLAQKVRSLVTKLTVVRWRPQATEQEIREKIMALRTKMMSEGENEIHNTYKLAELIQDLQVVKNQSWEKRREESNKMKIKTKDYQLENNSEQMEIPDTVKHLQEQLRKEMEEHITDGKGDMRTIQERVGRIQQLRDALRDETVKHGAATDKADISQQSQLEYNKAQERRRQLQEDHGRLIQEEVEKMERELAQEQLPTEGPQRELLVLTKERQVLVLQIEALRAEAQQAERDLHDQYHRHQAELHCLREDSLQVFRVFREVSEEQRKVSESRYRSVLLEAVQDAVYLSAQNQQLQADNKQLCKALGELKDALAVRSDRKAEPLTQ